Proteins encoded in a region of the Streptomyces sp. PCS3-D2 genome:
- a CDS encoding type IV secretory system conjugative DNA transfer family protein translates to MASPQQKKPRADEDWTIEIACLVGGLLALLCGAWLAARLGSSFGDHPAPPGNPFSFAVSLVMGDYSWPHGAANAIAAAEVLLLAGAVTAAYRLRQRLRNKPDVDGAAQHLAKGEELGKLTMKGAAATAERLGVDSGSPGVFIGRSLHGRQPLFGSFEDMHVDIWGPRTGKTTRRAIPAILDAPGSVLVTSNKRDIVDATRGPRQARGQVWVFDPQQVAQEPPTWWWNPLSYVTDVAKARKLADHFASGSRDADASTDAFFDPAGQDLLANLLLAAATAKASITQIYTWLSNPKDDTPERILRGAGHLMPADALSGVITAPDKQRSGIYGVAQQMASCLINPEVNKWVTPLSATDDRPEFDPREFVRADSTLYSLSREGTDSAGPLVTALTVAVVEAAEEYATTQRGGRLSRPLVGVLDEAANVCRWRALPDLYSHYGSRGIILMTILQSWAQGIEVWGERGMEKLWSAANVRVYGGGVSDTRFLGDLSELAGEYELREFTTSRASETGGWSGHRTLNESVRRDRVLKVSDLGAMPPGRALVLASGIKPVLVETIPWWQGPYAAQVKASLTRHDPGARA, encoded by the coding sequence ATGGCCTCACCCCAGCAGAAGAAGCCCCGCGCCGACGAGGACTGGACGATCGAGATCGCCTGCCTCGTCGGAGGCCTCCTGGCGCTTCTGTGCGGTGCCTGGCTCGCCGCGCGCCTCGGTTCGTCCTTCGGCGACCACCCGGCGCCGCCGGGCAACCCGTTCTCGTTCGCCGTCTCCCTGGTCATGGGTGACTACTCCTGGCCGCACGGAGCGGCGAACGCCATCGCGGCCGCCGAGGTCCTGCTGCTCGCCGGAGCCGTGACCGCCGCCTATCGGCTGCGCCAGCGCCTGCGCAACAAGCCCGACGTCGACGGCGCCGCCCAGCACCTCGCCAAGGGCGAGGAGCTCGGCAAGCTCACCATGAAGGGTGCCGCCGCGACCGCCGAACGCCTCGGTGTGGACAGCGGCTCCCCGGGCGTCTTCATCGGCCGCTCGCTGCACGGGCGCCAGCCCCTGTTCGGCTCCTTCGAGGACATGCACGTCGACATCTGGGGTCCCCGTACGGGCAAGACGACCCGGCGCGCCATCCCCGCGATCCTCGACGCCCCGGGCTCCGTACTCGTCACCTCCAACAAGCGCGACATCGTCGACGCCACCCGGGGCCCGCGCCAGGCCCGCGGCCAGGTCTGGGTCTTCGACCCCCAGCAGGTGGCGCAGGAGCCGCCCACCTGGTGGTGGAACCCGCTGTCGTACGTGACCGACGTCGCCAAGGCCCGCAAGCTGGCCGACCACTTCGCGTCGGGCTCGCGGGACGCCGACGCCTCCACGGACGCGTTCTTCGACCCCGCCGGACAGGACCTCCTCGCCAACCTCCTGCTGGCGGCGGCGACCGCCAAGGCCTCCATCACCCAGATCTACACCTGGCTGTCCAACCCGAAGGACGACACCCCCGAGCGCATCCTGCGCGGGGCCGGACACCTGATGCCGGCCGACGCCCTCTCCGGCGTCATCACCGCCCCGGACAAGCAGCGCAGCGGCATCTACGGCGTCGCCCAGCAGATGGCGTCCTGCCTGATCAACCCCGAGGTCAACAAGTGGGTGACGCCGCTCTCCGCGACGGACGACCGCCCGGAGTTCGACCCGCGCGAGTTCGTCCGCGCCGACTCCACCCTGTACTCGCTCTCCCGCGAGGGCACTGACTCCGCCGGCCCGCTGGTGACCGCTCTGACCGTGGCGGTCGTCGAGGCCGCCGAGGAGTACGCCACCACGCAGCGCGGCGGCCGGCTGTCCCGCCCGCTGGTGGGGGTCCTCGACGAGGCCGCGAACGTCTGCCGCTGGCGCGCCCTGCCCGACCTCTACTCGCACTACGGATCGCGCGGCATCATCCTGATGACGATCCTCCAGTCCTGGGCCCAGGGCATCGAGGTGTGGGGCGAGCGCGGCATGGAGAAGCTCTGGTCGGCCGCGAACGTCCGCGTGTACGGCGGCGGCGTCTCGGACACCCGCTTCCTCGGCGACCTCTCGGAGCTGGCCGGCGAGTACGAGCTGCGCGAGTTCACCACGTCCCGCGCCTCGGAGACGGGCGGCTGGTCGGGCCACCGCACCCTGAACGAGTCGGTACGCCGCGACCGCGTCCTGAAGGTCTCCGACCTGGGCGCGATGCCGCCCGGCCGGGCCCTCGTCCTGGCCTCCGGCATCAAGCCGGTGCTGGTCGAGACGATCCCGTGGTGGCAGGGCCCGTACGCCGCCCAGGTGAAGGCCTCCCTGACCCGCCACGACCCGGGCGCCCGCGCCTGA
- a CDS encoding peptidoglycan DD-metalloendopeptidase family protein — translation MVAPAVLAAASKAAKVAKTAKTAAQMAGGQGGGGGKKKNNGKMLLLAGLGGLLPIGGAGLIALVLIGALVGGLGSGAAQAACGNYAENAGHGNTGDQAATNPIMPAGTIYLPSETARNEIPPRMILAAMRAAARYEGLDWTLIAGQMYQETKYGQDPSAAPGGKNSAGYMGLLQFGPPAWKDYGDDGNGDGKKDLYNIDDAAYAAANFLHALKAETQPWKALLRYSGSLESNTVYPRVVLTQAARYRGNLTGEKSLIEGWYAHLKATVEKNPNFPTLGQQSDIPAPVGNDAQPTEALSITSASPRSWSTPPYPGDAAATTRAAADPGSRVSADPGARIETVAFSRPMIKPAAPPSQDGKNWQWPLKEGTYTVGTKYHANGSSWSLGYHTGLDLRATSGTPIYAPADGKVIKVTSGGSYGNETHIEHAGGVVTLYAHQTKAMVSQGASVKRGDQIGTVGSTGNSSGPHLHWEVRVPGVDNPFVPGQDNGPGMIDPEGWLQGKVSATPDYGTVPGGGGDTAKDATYASCAKDGKGTAVPPDGAGVTGVLPGADDPVVRSALRWAQRGIGRPYVWGAPRLQGNNPVSFDCSSFTQWMYYQASGGKIDIGTVTYTQEKNLRASKIDLSQAQPGDLIFFRPGPSGSEHVAVVWDPAGKKILHAPRVGKNVEFSTWDVQGQITGVYRVPIPAGTNPVEGGGEHA, via the coding sequence ATGGTGGCTCCTGCCGTACTCGCGGCCGCGTCGAAGGCCGCCAAGGTCGCCAAGACGGCCAAGACGGCCGCCCAGATGGCCGGCGGCCAGGGCGGGGGCGGCGGCAAGAAGAAGAACAACGGCAAGATGCTGCTGCTCGCCGGCCTCGGCGGACTGCTGCCGATCGGCGGCGCCGGGCTCATCGCCCTGGTGCTGATCGGCGCGCTCGTCGGTGGTCTCGGCAGCGGCGCCGCGCAGGCGGCCTGCGGCAACTACGCCGAGAACGCGGGCCACGGCAACACCGGTGACCAGGCGGCCACCAACCCGATCATGCCCGCCGGCACGATCTACCTGCCCAGTGAGACGGCCCGCAACGAGATACCCCCGCGGATGATCCTCGCGGCGATGCGCGCCGCCGCCCGCTACGAGGGGCTGGACTGGACGCTCATCGCCGGCCAGATGTACCAGGAGACGAAGTACGGCCAGGACCCGTCCGCGGCCCCCGGGGGCAAGAACAGCGCGGGCTACATGGGCCTGCTGCAGTTCGGCCCTCCCGCCTGGAAGGACTACGGCGACGACGGCAACGGCGACGGCAAGAAGGACCTCTACAACATCGACGACGCGGCCTACGCCGCCGCGAACTTCCTCCACGCCCTGAAGGCCGAGACGCAGCCCTGGAAGGCCCTGCTGCGCTACTCCGGCTCGCTGGAGAGCAACACCGTCTACCCCCGTGTGGTCCTCACCCAGGCGGCCCGCTACCGCGGCAACCTCACCGGCGAGAAGAGCCTGATCGAGGGGTGGTACGCCCACCTGAAGGCGACCGTCGAGAAGAACCCGAACTTCCCCACCCTGGGCCAGCAGTCGGACATCCCCGCCCCCGTCGGCAACGACGCGCAGCCGACCGAGGCCCTGAGCATCACGTCGGCCTCGCCCCGCTCCTGGTCCACGCCGCCCTACCCGGGAGACGCCGCGGCCACCACCCGCGCCGCCGCGGACCCGGGCAGCCGGGTGTCCGCGGACCCGGGCGCCCGGATCGAGACCGTCGCCTTCTCCCGCCCGATGATCAAGCCGGCCGCGCCGCCGAGCCAGGACGGCAAGAACTGGCAGTGGCCGCTGAAGGAGGGCACGTACACCGTCGGCACCAAGTACCACGCCAACGGTTCCAGTTGGAGCCTCGGCTACCACACCGGCCTCGACCTGCGGGCGACCTCCGGCACCCCCATCTACGCCCCCGCCGACGGCAAGGTCATCAAGGTGACCAGCGGCGGCTCGTACGGCAACGAGACCCACATCGAGCACGCGGGCGGCGTCGTCACCCTGTACGCGCACCAGACCAAGGCGATGGTGTCCCAGGGCGCCTCCGTCAAGCGCGGCGACCAGATCGGCACCGTCGGCAGCACGGGCAACTCCAGTGGCCCGCACCTGCACTGGGAGGTCCGCGTCCCCGGTGTCGACAACCCCTTCGTCCCCGGCCAGGACAACGGCCCCGGCATGATCGACCCGGAGGGCTGGCTGCAGGGCAAGGTCTCGGCCACCCCGGACTACGGCACCGTGCCCGGGGGCGGCGGCGACACGGCCAAGGACGCCACGTACGCCTCGTGCGCCAAGGACGGCAAGGGCACCGCGGTGCCCCCGGACGGCGCGGGCGTCACCGGCGTCCTGCCGGGTGCCGACGACCCGGTCGTCCGGTCCGCGCTCCGCTGGGCCCAGCGGGGCATCGGCCGCCCGTACGTGTGGGGCGCGCCCCGGCTCCAGGGCAACAACCCGGTCTCCTTCGACTGCTCCAGCTTCACGCAGTGGATGTACTACCAGGCCAGCGGCGGAAAGATCGACATCGGTACGGTCACCTACACCCAGGAGAAGAACCTCCGCGCGTCGAAGATCGACCTGAGTCAGGCGCAGCCCGGGGACCTCATCTTCTTCCGGCCCGGCCCGAGCGGTTCCGAGCACGTCGCGGTCGTGTGGGACCCGGCCGGCAAGAAGATCCTGCACGCCCCGCGCGTGGGCAAGAACGTCGAGTTCAGCACCTGGGACGTGCAGGGCCAGATCACCGGCGTGTACCGGGTGCCGATCCCGGCGGGCACCAACCCCGTCGAAGGCGGCGGCGAACACGCGTAG